A single Prochlorococcus marinus XMU1410 DNA region contains:
- a CDS encoding SDR family NAD(P)-dependent oxidoreductase, whose amino-acid sequence MKGLALVVGAGGIGTQIAKDLSESEKDLDVVLCGRKSEFNSFWELDIEDSQSLLQLKNKISNHSSKLRLVINATGRLHSDTLQPEKRLQHLDKKNMIESFSINAFSPILLAKTIEEFIPKDLNFNFASLSARVGSIGDNQTGGWYSYRAAKSAQNQFFKSLSIEWGRRFPKATITLLHPGTVDTNLSRPFHKFVPEHKLFSKEKSSQFLINIIKNQTPESTGKFIAWDNSEIPW is encoded by the coding sequence ATGAAAGGCTTAGCCTTAGTTGTAGGCGCAGGTGGAATTGGAACGCAAATAGCTAAAGATCTGAGTGAAAGTGAAAAAGATTTAGATGTTGTTTTGTGTGGAAGAAAAAGTGAATTTAATTCTTTTTGGGAATTAGATATAGAGGATTCTCAATCCCTTTTGCAGTTGAAAAATAAAATATCAAATCATTCTTCAAAATTAAGATTAGTCATTAACGCTACAGGGAGACTTCATAGTGATACTCTTCAACCAGAAAAAAGATTACAACATCTTGATAAAAAAAATATGATTGAAAGTTTTTCAATAAATGCCTTTTCTCCTATTTTGTTAGCTAAAACTATTGAAGAATTCATACCAAAAGATCTTAATTTTAATTTTGCAAGTCTAAGTGCAAGAGTGGGAAGCATTGGAGATAATCAAACTGGAGGTTGGTATTCATATAGAGCTGCAAAATCTGCCCAAAATCAGTTTTTTAAATCTTTAAGTATTGAGTGGGGTAGACGTTTCCCAAAGGCTACTATCACATTGCTTCATCCAGGAACAGTAGATACTAATTTATCTAGACCTTTTCATAAATTTGTTCCAGAACATAAATTATTTAGTAAAGAAAAATCCTCTCAATTCTTGATCAATATTATTAAAAATCAAACTCCAGAATCTACAGGAAAATTTATTGCATGGGACAACTCGGAGATACCTTGGTAA
- a CDS encoding UDP-N-acetylmuramoyl-L-alanyl-D-glutamate--2,6-diaminopimelate ligase yields the protein MRSIKLFKLLDLVGIIPSSNLIDQEINNISFNSKEVQKGTLFLGMPGLNVDGGKFCIEAIENGAEAAIIGTAAKQKIGTIDRERILVIDDNLDYIFGQIVAEFWNRPSRKLKLIGVTGTNGKTTITFLLEYLLKKLGKKTALFGTLFNRWPGYSEVASHTTDFADKLQKKLNAAVEAESEFAILEVSSHSIAQNRISGCEFEAAIFTNLTQDHLDYHSDMESYFQTKRKLFFPPYLIEKDGISVLNHDDPWISKLSSDLKKGSSLVSTKVTDSEFENDDFFFVTDKKFSENGSTCIFHTPKEKIKLFVPLVGEFNLMNAIQTITILYKLNFSLQDLSKLIKSFPGAPGRMEKIEIDNDDVSRSLPTVIVDYAHTPDGLKKVLQSIKKLCTGKLITVFGCGGDRDCSKRPLMGSIAEEFSDQLFITSDNPRSEEPQKIVNDILMGIKKREKITIEIDRFKAINESIKFANKADIVLIAGKGHEDYQILNDKVINFDDRKIAYKLLKEKSNLNKIS from the coding sequence ATGAGATCTATAAAATTATTTAAACTTTTAGATTTGGTAGGAATTATTCCTTCATCAAATCTTATCGATCAAGAAATCAATAATATTTCTTTTAACTCTAAAGAAGTACAAAAAGGAACTTTATTTTTAGGAATGCCTGGTTTAAATGTTGATGGAGGAAAATTTTGTATTGAGGCAATTGAAAATGGCGCAGAGGCCGCCATTATTGGCACTGCTGCAAAACAGAAAATTGGAACTATTGATCGAGAAAGGATTTTGGTTATTGATGATAATTTAGATTATATTTTTGGTCAAATAGTCGCTGAGTTTTGGAATAGGCCTTCAAGAAAACTTAAACTTATTGGTGTTACGGGTACAAATGGAAAAACAACGATTACTTTTTTATTGGAATATCTTTTAAAAAAATTAGGAAAAAAAACTGCATTATTTGGGACCTTATTCAATAGATGGCCTGGCTACTCTGAAGTTGCTTCTCATACAACTGATTTCGCTGATAAACTTCAAAAGAAATTAAATGCTGCTGTTGAGGCAGAATCTGAATTCGCGATATTGGAGGTAAGTTCACATTCTATTGCTCAAAACAGGATATCAGGCTGCGAATTTGAGGCGGCTATTTTTACTAATTTAACTCAAGATCATCTTGATTATCACTCAGATATGGAATCTTATTTTCAAACAAAAAGAAAATTATTTTTCCCACCTTACTTAATAGAAAAGGATGGAATTTCTGTATTAAATCACGATGACCCTTGGATATCTAAATTATCGTCTGATCTTAAGAAAGGATCTTCATTAGTCTCGACAAAGGTTACTGACAGTGAATTTGAAAATGATGATTTTTTTTTCGTAACAGATAAAAAATTTTCTGAAAATGGCTCAACCTGCATTTTTCATACACCCAAGGAAAAAATTAAACTTTTTGTTCCACTTGTTGGTGAATTTAATTTAATGAATGCGATTCAAACAATAACAATTTTGTATAAACTTAATTTCTCTTTACAAGATTTATCAAAGTTAATAAAATCTTTTCCTGGCGCTCCTGGGCGAATGGAGAAAATAGAAATTGATAATGATGACGTTTCAAGATCACTTCCAACAGTAATTGTTGATTATGCCCACACGCCTGATGGATTAAAAAAAGTTTTGCAATCAATTAAAAAACTTTGTACGGGGAAACTCATAACTGTTTTTGGCTGTGGTGGAGATCGAGATTGTAGTAAAAGGCCTTTAATGGGATCAATAGCTGAAGAGTTTTCTGATCAACTTTTTATAACATCAGATAATCCAAGATCAGAAGAACCGCAAAAGATAGTAAATGATATTTTGATGGGTATCAAAAAAAGAGAAAAAATAACAATTGAGATTGATAGATTTAAAGCAATAAATGAATCTATTAAATTTGCCAATAAAGCAGATATTGTTTTAATTGCAGGAAAAGGACATGAAGACTACCAAATTCTCAATGATAAAGTTATTAATTTTGATGATAGAAAAATAGCTTATAAATTATTAAAAGAAAAAAGTAATCTCAATAAAATTTCCTAA
- the yidD gene encoding membrane protein insertion efficiency factor YidD, with the protein MFKTINQSITSILLFMISFYQKWFSPFFGPRCRFIPSCSSYGYEAITRHGPWKGGWLTLKRLSRCHPLTPCGCDPVPD; encoded by the coding sequence GTGTTCAAAACTATTAATCAATCAATTACTTCTATACTTCTTTTTATGATTTCGTTTTATCAAAAGTGGTTTTCTCCTTTTTTTGGACCAAGATGCAGATTTATTCCAAGTTGCAGCTCTTATGGATATGAGGCAATTACTAGACATGGTCCTTGGAAGGGAGGGTGGTTAACTTTAAAAAGATTAAGCAGATGTCATCCTTTAACTCCCTGTGGATGTGACCCTGTGCCTGACTAA
- a CDS encoding glutaredoxin family protein: MKIFVFVRQGCCLCDSLKNKLAKINLNELFPNLEELKEIDIDRVDLYKDKYKKYDYEVPVIAVEGIRSEEIIELPRISPRLKDDQLKNWFQKNISTILEK, encoded by the coding sequence ATGAAAATATTTGTTTTTGTTAGGCAGGGATGTTGCCTTTGTGATTCATTAAAAAACAAACTGGCAAAAATAAATCTTAATGAGTTATTCCCTAATCTAGAGGAGCTTAAAGAAATTGATATTGATAGGGTCGATTTATACAAAGATAAATATAAAAAATATGATTATGAAGTACCTGTTATTGCTGTTGAAGGAATTAGGTCAGAGGAGATTATAGAATTGCCTCGCATTTCTCCAAGATTAAAAGATGATCAATTAAAGAATTGGTTTCAAAAAAATATCAGTACCATTCTGGAGAAATAA
- a CDS encoding trans-sulfuration enzyme family protein, translating to MGNKENNIKKPGFKTLSIHHGETFAEETGCVMPPIFSTSTFKHGNKDNFDYTRSGNPNFRILENILKSIEDSKYCTVFGSGISAITAISSTLKSGDKILCESNLYGCTVRMFEKVFKKFGLEVLYTDFTNENNIKKISNFEPTLIWLESPTNPLLKVLNIKAICDEANKLEIPVVVDNTFSTALIQKPLDLGATLSIVSTTKFINGHSDALGGAVLTNNEGWNSKMLFSQKALGLQPSPFDSWLITRGVKTLPLRIEQQTKSAEFISEELGNHKIISKVIYPFNQEHPQFNLAKSQMKSGGSMITLKLDLNKEDTFKFCKSLKYFSLAESLGGVESLICHPATMTHASVNDKTKNLLGIDDALVRLSIGCEDTNDLISDILFALNKF from the coding sequence ATGGGAAATAAGGAAAATAATATAAAAAAGCCAGGTTTTAAGACCTTATCTATTCACCATGGGGAAACATTTGCAGAAGAAACTGGATGCGTTATGCCTCCTATTTTTTCTACATCTACTTTCAAACATGGAAATAAAGATAATTTCGACTACACCAGATCAGGCAATCCAAACTTTAGAATTCTAGAAAACATCCTTAAATCAATAGAAGATTCTAAATACTGTACAGTTTTTGGATCTGGAATTAGCGCGATAACTGCAATTTCATCAACACTAAAATCAGGTGACAAAATACTCTGCGAGTCAAATCTCTATGGTTGTACAGTGAGGATGTTCGAAAAAGTTTTCAAGAAATTTGGACTAGAAGTTTTATACACAGATTTTACAAACGAAAATAATATCAAAAAGATTTCAAACTTCGAGCCAACCTTGATATGGCTAGAAAGTCCAACTAATCCACTTTTGAAGGTACTTAATATTAAGGCGATTTGTGATGAAGCGAATAAACTCGAAATACCAGTAGTTGTAGACAACACATTTTCTACAGCGCTTATTCAAAAACCATTGGACCTTGGTGCAACACTATCGATTGTAAGCACCACAAAATTCATTAATGGACATAGTGACGCACTTGGCGGAGCAGTACTGACAAATAATGAAGGATGGAATAGTAAGATGCTTTTCTCTCAAAAAGCTCTCGGGCTTCAACCATCTCCTTTTGATAGTTGGCTCATTACGAGAGGAGTAAAAACTCTTCCTTTAAGAATCGAACAACAAACTAAAAGTGCAGAATTTATTTCTGAAGAATTAGGTAATCATAAAATTATTAGTAAAGTTATTTACCCTTTTAATCAAGAACATCCGCAATTTAACTTAGCAAAATCGCAAATGAAATCTGGAGGTTCAATGATCACCCTAAAATTAGATTTAAATAAAGAGGATACTTTTAAATTTTGCAAATCTCTCAAATATTTCTCTCTAGCAGAGAGCCTTGGAGGAGTTGAAAGTTTAATTTGTCACCCTGCAACGATGACTCATGCTTCTGTTAATGACAAAACAAAAAATCTACTAGGGATAGATGATGCTCTTGTCAGATTATCAATTGGATGTGAAGATACAAACGATTTAATCTCGGACATTTTATTTGCTTTAAATAAATTCTGA
- a CDS encoding aminotransferase class V-fold PLP-dependent enzyme — MRNNLRDQIPALKNKYYFNYGGQGPLPKSSLEAIVKTWEIIQDLGPFTNDMWPFIYKEILTTKRIIAQKLGVNSKNVAFTENISSGMILPFWGIKVEEGEELLISDCEHPGVVAASREFCRRNKLIFKILPIQKIKNLNDENIISEILKNLNSKTKILIISHILWNFGYKIPLKKISIELKNNREDSYLLVDGAQTFGHINIEKEVFYSDLYSITSHKWACGPEGLGAIYVSDKFIHETDPTIIGWKSLKKEQGIYEPSDNLFHDDARKFEIATSCIPLLAGLRNSLDLLDKDCHEKEKNKNIKKLSGKLWDELNQSKGVELVLEKKYLNGIVSFNIENIKDKDKFVKKLGEKKIWIRVLEDPKWFRACVHQITTEAEIDLLAGEIKKILT, encoded by the coding sequence ATGAGAAATAATCTAAGAGATCAAATACCCGCATTAAAAAATAAGTACTATTTCAACTATGGAGGTCAAGGACCACTACCAAAATCTTCTCTAGAAGCAATAGTTAAAACTTGGGAAATTATCCAAGATTTAGGACCATTTACCAATGATATGTGGCCATTTATTTACAAAGAAATATTGACCACAAAAAGAATCATTGCGCAAAAATTAGGTGTTAATTCAAAGAATGTAGCTTTTACCGAAAATATCTCTTCCGGTATGATTTTGCCCTTTTGGGGAATAAAAGTAGAAGAGGGAGAAGAGTTGTTAATAAGTGACTGTGAACATCCTGGAGTAGTGGCTGCAAGTCGAGAATTTTGCAGAAGAAATAAATTAATATTCAAAATTTTGCCCATCCAAAAAATTAAAAATCTAAACGACGAAAATATAATTTCAGAGATTTTGAAAAATCTAAATAGTAAGACTAAGATCCTAATTATTTCTCATATCTTATGGAACTTTGGATATAAAATTCCTTTAAAAAAAATTTCTATCGAATTAAAAAATAATCGAGAAGATTCTTATTTACTTGTTGATGGTGCTCAAACCTTTGGGCACATAAATATTGAAAAGGAAGTTTTTTATTCTGATTTATATTCAATTACTTCTCATAAATGGGCATGTGGACCAGAAGGACTTGGAGCCATTTATGTCTCAGATAAATTTATTCATGAAACAGATCCAACAATAATTGGTTGGAAATCATTAAAAAAAGAACAAGGCATTTATGAGCCTTCAGATAATCTTTTTCATGATGATGCAAGGAAATTTGAAATAGCTACCTCTTGTATTCCTTTACTTGCTGGGCTGCGCAATTCTTTAGATCTTTTGGATAAAGACTGCCATGAAAAAGAAAAAAACAAAAATATCAAAAAATTAAGTGGAAAACTTTGGGATGAATTAAATCAATCAAAGGGTGTTGAATTAGTTTTAGAAAAAAAATATTTAAATGGGATTGTTAGTTTTAATATCGAAAATATTAAAGATAAGGATAAATTTGTAAAGAAACTGGGAGAAAAGAAAATTTGGATTAGAGTTTTAGAAGATCCAAAATGGTTTAGAGCATGCGTACATCAAATTACTACAGAGGCTGAGATTGATTTACTAGCTGGAGAAATAAAAAAAATATTGACTTAA
- the rpsD gene encoding 30S ribosomal protein S4, whose amino-acid sequence MSRYRGPRLRVTRRLGELPGLTRKASKKSNPPGQHGQARRKRSEYAIRLEEKQKLRFNYGVSEKQLVRYVKKARAQEGSTGTNLLRLLENRLDNVCFRLGFGGTIPGSRQLVNHGHVTVNGKVLDIAGYQCKSGDVIGIKENKASKKLVEGNIEFPGLANVPPHLDLDKPKLTGKINGKCDREWVALEINELLVVEYYSRKV is encoded by the coding sequence ATGTCAAGATACCGCGGCCCCAGATTAAGGGTTACGCGTCGCTTGGGAGAACTACCAGGTCTCACCAGGAAAGCTTCAAAGAAGTCTAATCCTCCAGGTCAGCACGGCCAAGCCCGTCGCAAGCGATCAGAATATGCAATTCGTCTAGAAGAAAAGCAGAAACTTAGATTTAATTATGGAGTTTCCGAAAAACAACTAGTACGTTATGTGAAAAAAGCTAGAGCTCAAGAAGGATCTACAGGTACTAACCTACTAAGACTTTTAGAAAACAGACTTGATAATGTTTGTTTTAGATTAGGTTTTGGAGGTACCATTCCAGGCTCAAGACAATTAGTAAATCATGGCCATGTAACCGTTAATGGAAAGGTTCTTGACATTGCTGGTTATCAATGCAAATCAGGCGATGTAATCGGAATTAAAGAAAACAAAGCAAGTAAAAAACTTGTAGAAGGTAATATAGAATTCCCTGGCTTAGCAAATGTCCCACCTCATCTTGATTTAGACAAGCCTAAATTAACGGGAAAAATAAATGGGAAATGCGATAGAGAGTGGGTGGCTCTTGAAATAAACGAACTACTAGTTGTTGAATATTATTCAAGAAAAGTTTAA
- a CDS encoding DUF4278 domain-containing protein, which yields MTTLTYRGKNYVQNKEAAKKQLVELTYRRNVYTNRMDDASSSNEKAELNYRGVNYTK from the coding sequence ATGACTACTTTAACTTACAGAGGTAAAAACTACGTTCAAAACAAAGAAGCTGCTAAAAAGCAACTTGTTGAACTTACCTACAGAAGAAACGTATACACCAACAGAATGGATGACGCTTCTTCTAGTAATGAAAAAGCAGAATTAAATTACAGAGGTGTTAATTACACTAAATAA
- a CDS encoding PLP-dependent transferase, translated as MRDLLKKPIWKNLELGYAIPDSIHAVSVALPTWNDVINYEEKDQECINLLKSIYPRFGLNPIVKRLCEKVKEQNYYNNKSIWPYPNESIAFKAKKYIDRNTSEQFSLIEKRNNLAFLITEKEGSIYAKYFWQHTGLGLSSRAAAIELGLEDCPPKSYVNECSQRIKNRISKSTKIDSNDIHLTSSGMSALHTSLEIIYKLFPAKPTLQVGFPYVDVLKLPMKIFHGAKLITEENCADIELEIKRINPSALIIELPSNPMLKCVNIKKISKIAKKLNIPLIVDDTIGSNLNINSIEHADIVFTSLTKIFSGSGDILAGSLILNPKSKWIDQFRNALNEINIPILSDGDIVYLEKVSRDVNQRVFEQNKACLELKKRLETHNEIKNIFHPENCPNFNSLLTSNGGYGCLLSFELNGGLNKAKKFYDSLKVSKGPSLGTKFTLVCPYVLLAHYDELDWAESFGIPSHLIRVSVGLEDQDQLWKTFSEALNNF; from the coding sequence TTGAGAGATTTACTTAAAAAACCTATATGGAAAAATTTAGAGTTGGGATATGCAATTCCTGATAGTATTCATGCCGTTTCTGTAGCATTACCAACTTGGAATGATGTAATAAATTACGAGGAAAAAGATCAAGAATGCATAAATTTATTAAAGTCCATTTACCCACGATTCGGGCTAAACCCCATAGTGAAAAGATTATGCGAAAAAGTAAAAGAGCAAAATTACTACAACAATAAAAGTATCTGGCCATATCCGAATGAAAGCATAGCTTTTAAAGCTAAAAAATACATTGATAGAAATACTTCTGAACAATTCTCGTTAATAGAAAAAAGAAATAATTTAGCTTTCTTAATAACTGAAAAAGAAGGAAGTATTTATGCAAAATATTTTTGGCAACATACTGGTCTTGGTCTATCTTCAAGAGCTGCCGCTATAGAACTAGGTCTTGAAGATTGCCCTCCAAAATCTTACGTAAATGAATGTTCTCAAAGAATAAAAAATAGAATTTCTAAATCTACAAAAATTGACTCTAATGATATTCACTTAACTTCATCTGGAATGTCTGCATTGCATACATCATTAGAAATCATATATAAATTATTTCCAGCTAAACCAACACTCCAAGTTGGTTTTCCATATGTAGATGTACTTAAATTACCAATGAAAATCTTTCACGGAGCAAAGTTAATTACAGAAGAAAATTGCGCGGATATTGAATTAGAAATCAAAAGAATAAATCCATCAGCATTAATTATTGAACTTCCAAGTAATCCAATGCTCAAATGTGTAAACATTAAAAAAATTTCAAAAATTGCAAAAAAGCTAAATATTCCGTTAATTGTTGACGATACAATTGGTTCGAATTTAAATATAAATTCCATAGAACATGCAGATATAGTCTTTACTTCACTTACAAAAATTTTTTCAGGTAGTGGCGATATTCTTGCCGGATCATTAATACTAAATCCAAAAAGCAAATGGATTGATCAGTTTAGAAATGCATTAAACGAGATTAATATTCCAATACTTTCCGATGGAGATATAGTTTATCTAGAGAAAGTTAGTAGAGATGTAAATCAAAGAGTTTTTGAACAAAATAAAGCATGTTTAGAATTAAAAAAAAGATTAGAGACTCATAACGAGATTAAAAATATTTTCCATCCTGAAAATTGTCCAAATTTTAATTCTTTACTTACTTCTAATGGGGGCTACGGATGCTTATTATCGTTTGAATTAAATGGAGGATTGAACAAAGCTAAAAAATTTTATGATTCTCTAAAAGTATCTAAAGGACCTAGTTTAGGTACAAAATTTACTTTAGTTTGTCCTTATGTTTTACTAGCTCATTATGACGAGTTGGATTGGGCTGAAAGTTTTGGTATACCCTCGCACCTTATAAGAGTATCAGTTGGATTAGAAGACCAAGATCAATTATGGAAAACCTTTTCTGAAGCACTAAATAATTTCTAA
- the queA gene encoding tRNA preQ1(34) S-adenosylmethionine ribosyltransferase-isomerase QueA, giving the protein MISQINNEERDYKLEAYDYLLDPSLIANKPSEIRHDSRLMIVRNSFLEEDCLTNKFTKNLLDEFREGDLVIVNNTKVMKARLKVELESKTLVELLVLERSHECVWLCLAKPAKKLKINRKLKLKSPLAQDINLIVDGVDEETGGRFIKFPENITCLNSMNELLDKYGEIPLPPYIKNSEEESFHEKSYQTEYATNPGAVAAPTAGLHLSKSLISNLKKKGVIILPITLHVGYGTFKPIDQEDLSNLKLHKEWVSVNKEVVEEIKRIKKTDRKIIAIGTTSVRALESCYSHEINDFIPIAKYVDLVIKPGYKFKVVDGLLTNFHLPKSSLLLLVSAMIGRERLLDLYKKAIKEKFRFFSYGDAMYISPDSLLEKK; this is encoded by the coding sequence TTGATTTCTCAAATTAATAATGAAGAAAGAGATTATAAGCTTGAAGCTTATGATTATTTACTTGATCCTTCATTAATTGCTAATAAACCTTCTGAAATTAGGCATGATTCAAGATTGATGATAGTTAGAAATAGTTTTTTAGAAGAAGACTGTTTAACTAATAAATTTACCAAGAATCTTTTAGATGAATTTAGGGAAGGGGATCTTGTAATTGTAAACAATACTAAAGTTATGAAAGCTAGGTTAAAGGTTGAATTAGAAAGTAAGACATTAGTAGAACTATTAGTTTTAGAAAGATCCCACGAATGTGTTTGGTTATGTTTGGCAAAGCCAGCAAAAAAGCTAAAAATAAATAGAAAATTAAAATTAAAATCTCCATTAGCACAAGATATTAATTTGATTGTTGATGGAGTTGATGAAGAAACTGGAGGGAGATTTATTAAATTTCCGGAAAATATAACTTGTCTCAATTCAATGAATGAACTTCTTGATAAATACGGGGAAATCCCTCTTCCTCCATATATAAAAAATTCCGAAGAAGAATCTTTTCATGAGAAAAGTTATCAAACTGAGTATGCAACAAATCCGGGGGCAGTTGCTGCACCAACAGCTGGTTTACACTTAAGCAAAAGTCTTATTTCCAATCTAAAAAAAAAAGGCGTAATAATCTTACCGATAACTTTGCACGTGGGTTATGGAACATTCAAACCAATTGATCAAGAAGATTTAAGTAACTTAAAACTTCACAAAGAATGGGTAAGTGTTAATAAGGAAGTAGTGGAGGAAATAAAAAGAATAAAGAAAACAGATAGAAAAATAATTGCTATTGGTACAACTAGCGTAAGAGCTCTTGAAAGTTGTTATTCTCACGAAATTAATGACTTTATTCCCATAGCTAAATACGTAGATTTAGTAATTAAGCCAGGTTATAAATTTAAGGTAGTTGATGGATTATTAACTAATTTTCATCTCCCTAAAAGTTCATTATTACTTTTAGTAAGTGCAATGATTGGTAGAGAAAGATTATTAGATCTATATAAAAAAGCCATAAAAGAAAAATTTAGATTCTTCTCTTATGGCGATGCGATGTATATTTCACCAGATTCACTACTGGAGAAAAAATAG
- a CDS encoding methyltransferase domain-containing protein: protein MSESCCNTNTSNKAPNQFDHKDAIQERYGSAAQEKESCLCTPVGFNPVLLEAIPQEVIERDYGCGDPTKYVRKNDIVLDLGSGSGKNAFICAQIVGKEGKVIGVDQNPDMLSLSRSASLEVTKNIGFNNTKFLEGSIEKLDELDKDLNPLIADKSVDIILSNCVLNLVSPESRNNLLNNIKRVLKDNGRIAISDIVSNKKVPLRLQNDHDLWTGCISGAWYEPEFISDFKELGFKNLKFAERSVEPWKVIEDIEFRTVTLVGNI from the coding sequence ATGTCTGAAAGTTGCTGTAATACAAACACATCAAATAAAGCACCTAATCAATTCGATCATAAAGATGCAATTCAAGAAAGATATGGCTCAGCAGCACAAGAAAAAGAAAGTTGTCTTTGTACACCAGTTGGGTTTAATCCCGTTTTACTTGAAGCAATTCCTCAAGAGGTTATAGAAAGGGACTATGGATGTGGTGATCCAACAAAATATGTTCGAAAAAATGATATTGTTTTAGATCTTGGAAGTGGTAGCGGCAAAAATGCTTTCATTTGTGCCCAAATTGTTGGGAAAGAAGGGAAAGTTATTGGAGTTGATCAGAATCCTGACATGCTTTCTTTATCAAGATCAGCCTCTTTAGAAGTTACAAAAAATATAGGTTTCAACAATACAAAATTTCTAGAAGGTTCAATTGAAAAACTTGATGAATTAGATAAAGATTTAAATCCATTAATCGCAGATAAATCAGTTGATATTATTTTAAGTAATTGCGTTTTAAACTTAGTAAGTCCAGAGTCTAGAAATAACCTTCTAAATAACATAAAAAGAGTTTTAAAAGATAATGGAAGAATTGCAATTAGCGATATCGTATCTAACAAAAAAGTTCCTTTAAGATTGCAAAATGATCATGATTTATGGACAGGATGTATTAGTGGAGCATGGTATGAGCCAGAGTTTATAAGTGACTTTAAAGAACTAGGATTTAAAAATTTAAAATTTGCAGAAAGGAGTGTTGAACCTTGGAAAGTAATTGAGGATATTGAATTTAGAACAGTAACTTTAGTGGGCAATATTTAA
- the cysK gene encoding cysteine synthase A has product MAKIYEDNSFAIGNTPLVKLKSVTKNAKATVLAKIEGRNPAYSVKCRIGANMIWDAEKSGKLTKDKTIVEPTSGNTGIALAFTASARGYKLILTMPESMSIERRRVMAVLGAEIVLTEASKGMPGAIAKAKEIAESNPSQYFMPGQFDNPANPEIHYKTTGPEIWDDCDGEIDVLVAGVGTGGTITGVSRYIKQEKGKNITSVAVEPSHSPVITQTMNGEEVKSGPHKIQGIGAGFIPKNLDLSIVDKVEQVTNDESIEMALRLAKEEGLLVGISCGAAAAAAVRLAEQDEYAGKTIVVVLPDLAERYLSSIMFTEVPSGIIQEPVKA; this is encoded by the coding sequence ATGGCAAAAATTTATGAGGACAACAGTTTTGCTATTGGAAACACTCCATTAGTAAAATTAAAATCAGTTACTAAAAACGCAAAAGCTACAGTACTTGCAAAAATTGAAGGTAGAAACCCTGCTTATAGTGTCAAATGTAGGATCGGCGCAAACATGATCTGGGATGCCGAGAAAAGTGGGAAACTTACAAAAGACAAAACTATTGTTGAGCCAACTTCTGGAAATACAGGCATTGCTCTAGCTTTTACTGCTTCAGCAAGAGGTTATAAACTGATCCTTACAATGCCAGAATCCATGTCAATTGAAAGAAGAAGGGTTATGGCAGTGTTGGGTGCTGAAATTGTTTTAACAGAGGCATCTAAAGGTATGCCTGGAGCGATAGCTAAGGCTAAAGAAATTGCAGAAAGTAATCCTTCTCAATATTTCATGCCAGGTCAATTTGATAATCCAGCAAATCCTGAAATTCATTACAAAACTACTGGACCAGAAATCTGGGATGATTGCGATGGTGAAATTGATGTCCTAGTTGCAGGGGTTGGAACTGGCGGCACAATTACAGGAGTTTCAAGATACATCAAGCAAGAGAAGGGCAAGAATATTACTTCTGTAGCTGTAGAACCATCACACAGTCCTGTTATTACACAGACAATGAATGGAGAAGAGGTTAAATCCGGACCCCATAAAATCCAAGGAATTGGAGCAGGATTTATTCCTAAGAACCTTGACTTATCAATTGTTGATAAGGTCGAACAAGTAACAAATGACGAATCAATTGAGATGGCTCTTAGGTTAGCTAAAGAGGAAGGTCTATTAGTAGGAATATCTTGTGGGGCTGCCGCTGCTGCTGCTGTTAGATTAGCTGAACAAGATGAATATGCAGGAAAAACTATTGTAGTTGTTCTACCTGATTTAGCAGAGAGGTATTTATCATCAATTATGTTTACTGAAGTTCCAAGCGGAATCATTCAAGAACCAGTCAAAGCCTAA